The region ACCAGCGGCCTGAATGCCCTTGGCACGGATGATCTCCTTGGCGCGAGCCACGTCACCCTCAGCCTCGGTCAGAGCCTTCTTAACATCCATCATGCCGGCGCCGGTTTCCTCGCGCACCTGCTTGATCAGAGCTGCAGTGATTGCTGCCATTGATTTGTCTCCTCTGGAAAATAATGATGCCCTATATGATGAGAGGCACAACACCTCTCATCATAGTGGATATTTTCACTCAGCCTTGGCTTCGCCTTCAGCTTCGGCCTCAGCCGGTGCGTCAGCGGCCGGAGCGCCCTCAGTGAGAAGCTCCTTCTCCCAAGCTGCCATCGGCTGCTCGGCTTCGCCTTCAGCCTTGGATGCCTTGCCGGAACGCTCCAGCAGACCCTCGGCCACTGCGTCAGCCATGAGGCTGGTCAGCAGTTCAATGCCACGGATGGCGTCATCGTTGGCTGCGATCGGGTACTCGACGGACTCCGGATCAGCATTGGTGTCGACGATGGCGACAACCGGAATACCCAGCTTGTGAGCTTCCTCGACAGCCAGGGCTTCCTTGTTGACGTCAACCACGAACATGGCGGACGGAGTACGGTTCATGTTACGGATACCGCCCAGCTGCTTGGCCAGCTTGTCCTTCTCACGCTCGAGAAGGAGCAGTTCCTTCTTGGTCAGGCCGGAGCCGCGAACGTCGGTGAAGTCCATCTCTTCGAGTTCCTTGAGACGGGAGACGCGCTTGGACACGGTCTGGAAATTGGTCAACATACCGCCGAGCCAACGCTCGGAAACATACGGCATGTTAACACGGGTAGCCTGATTGGAAACGGCTTCCTGAGCCTGCTTCTTGGTGCCGACGAACAGCACGGTGCCGTTATGGGCGACGGTAGCCTTGATGAAGTCATAGGCCTTATCGATCATGTCGAGCGACTTGAACAGGTTGATGATGTGGATGCCGTTGCGCTGGGTGAGAATGAACTGCTTCATCTTCGGGTTCCAACGACGGGTCTGGTGGCCGAAGTGCAGGCCTGCCTTCAGCATATCGCTCATATTGATCTGAGCCATGGTATTACTACCTCTTTCTTGTCGGTTCCTTGCCTGGCCATGCGTTCCTGCGTGCAACCAGAGCCTTACGGCGCCGGCCGACCGACACAGGTCGTCGCGAACATGACGCGAATTGGTTGTATGCCGGTTGACAATATTGGGTGGCTTGGAACTTTCACGACACAGTTCCTTACCGGATGGCATACAAGGCACAAAATACCACGGGGTCACGTCTTTTTGCAAAAACGTGACCCCAGATCGGCATATTAAACGAAACGGCAGCAATTACTTGCGGTGATTGCGCATGTAGCGCATCGCCTCACGACGTTCCTCTTTCTCCAAACGATCGAGATAGACATGGCCATCCAGATGGTCGGTTTCATGCTGCAGCATGCGGCCCATAATGCCATGTCCTTCCAGCACGACCGTCTTACCGTCCAAATCGATGCCACGCACACGAGCATAATCGGCACGACGAGTCTTGTACCACAATCCAGGCACGGACAGGCACCCCTCATCCCCGTACTGTTCGCCGCTGGTTTCTTCAAGGACAGGGTTGAGCACGTATCCGATCTTGCCGTCGATGTTGTAGGAGAACGCTCTCAAGCCCACGCCAATCTGGTTGGCCGACAGACCGGCACGTCCCGGATCGTCAACGGTATCAAGCAGATCCTGCACCAGGTGACGCACAGCCGGCGTAATCTCCTTGATGGGGTCGCAGGGAGTGCGCAGCACCGGATCAGGTACGACTCGAATCTCACGTATTGCCAAAACTATCTCTCCTCAATCATAGTTGTTTTCTCAGTTTCCGATGGGCCCACAGGCATCGACGACTCGCCGTCATTTTCTTCGGACTGCTTCTTGATTTTATCCTGCATGGTATCAAATGCCTGCCGAACCTTCGGGCTTACGGATTCGGATGCCTGCCGCATGGATTCGGATGCCTGCTTGACCGTTTCCGTAGTGCGGTCAAGGATCTGCACCGTCTTCGGCAATGGCCTGTTGGATGGTTTTGGAGCATACAACACGTTGTCGATGATGTTCTCATACCGTTTGAGCACTTTTGGTCTGACGACCTTCAGGCTCGCCGTCAGCGTGCCGTTTTCCTGGCTGAACTCCTCTTCGAGGATTTCGAACTTGCGTACGGATTCTGCGCGGGAAACGTTCGCGTTCGCTTTTTCAACATACTGCTGGATAAACGCTCGCACGGCATCGTTCCTTGCGATCTGCCCCATGGACATGTTGCTGTCAAGTCCCTGCTGCGCAAGCCAAGAACGGACCATCTCCTGATCAAGCTCGATCAGGGCCCCGATGAATGGTTTGCCGTCGCCGACCACTACACCATGCGACACTATCGGGCAGGTGTTGATGATGTCTTCCATGGGCGCAGGACTGACGTTCTTGCCACCAGCAGTGATGATGATGTCTTTCTTGCGTCCCGTGATATACACAAAGCCATCATCGTCGATGGTTCCCAAATCGCCGGTCTTCAACCAGCCATCAGCCATCTTGACGTCGGCCGTCAACTCTGGTTTCTTGTAATAGCCCAGGAACACATTAGGACCCATCACCTGCAGTTCCCCATCATCGTCGGTCCGCACACCCATACCGGGACCAGGCTTGCCTACCGAACCGACACGGTTGGCATTCTGCCAATTGACGATCATCGGCGCGGCAGTTTCCGTCATACCGTAGCCTTGGATGAAGGTAATATCATCCATACCGTTGAAGAAATGGGCGAGATCGACGTTCAGGGGAGCTCCTCCGCAGGCTAGGTACCTCATGTTCGGCCCCAAAGCGGAGCGGATGGATTTACCCACGACAGACATGAAGAACGAATGTTCGGCGCGAGCCGCGATGGAATGACGTCCGATTTCCTGCTCGTCCTTTGACCATTGCACAAAATGATCAAATGCTTTAGCGAACACCCTTCCCCGAATGCCAGCTCCGGCCTTCTGCGAAGCCGCGTTGTACACCTTTTCGAACACGCGGGGAACTCCCAGCAGATAGGTCGGTTTGAAGCTACGCAAATCGGCGAGCAGATGCTTGGCTCCCGGAAGATAGCCGACCACTCCTTGCCCGCCAATCGCAACATATTGGATGTAACGGGCGAAACAGTGTGCCAACGGCAGGAACAGCATCAGACGATTCGGCTGATACAGCATTTCGTCGAGAATGATGTAGCCGTTCAACACGATATGCGTGAAGTTCCGGTGAGACAGCATGGCGCCTTTGGGCTTGCCTGTGGAGCCGGACGTATACACAATGGTGAGCATGTCATCGGCCTTGACTCTGGCGATCACCTGATCAAGCGCGTCCTCGCTGACGCCCTCTCCGAAATCGGCAACGGCATCGAGACCATCCGCCTTGAAATTGAAAACATAACGTAAGCTGCTGTGACCTTCGCGGATCTGCTCAAGCGTTTGCGTGTGCGCGGAATCGCCAGCGAAAGCGATAACCGGATTCACTTCTTCGACAATTGACTCGGCCTGCTTGGCGGAATCGGTCTCGTATACAGGCACGCTTACCGCTCCAATCGCGGCGCAGGCAAAATCAACGACTCCCCATTCGTAGCAGGTAGGCGAATAGATAACCACCATATTGCCGGTCTTGACCCCCAAGCCAAGAAGGCCTTTCGCGACCGCACGCACACGTTCGAGCATCTCCCCAGCCGTGACGTCATGCCAACGACGAGTCTCATCGTCCTGCCATTGGGCGATGAGATCCTCGGGATCACGTTCAGCACGTCTGGAGAGCAATGCGAAAACGGTATCCTCATCCGTGGTGCTATACGCAGGTTCTGGTATAAATTCTCTCAACATGAATCCCTATAATAGTTGCAGTGCACTTAAGGCACGCTGAAAAACCCTTGAAAACGGCTGAATTCAGCCAATTCCAAGGGTTTTGAATAGTTAGCCGTTTTTCATCACATGCCGAAATCAGCAGTCACGCACTTCCAAGCGGATCCCTTGAGCACACACTTCATATTGCCGCATAGTCTCCGGCTTCCAATGCCCATCAGCACAGTGCTTTCGAAACATGTCGGTGAGATCATCCAGCTTTCGACGGTATAGACGGTAATCGGAAGCATTCCGAGCTGGGCGTACACTTTTGCGTCCTTCTTCATCCGGCTTATGATCTGGGCGGAGGCGATCTTCAGCTTTCGCATGTAGTCTTCACTCAACACCTTCTCCACGAGCGACAGCTTCTGCCTTCCGCGGAAAATATCAACAATGTTGCAAAGTAGCCGCGCAGAAAACATGCTCATGGAGTAGGCAAACTCAGCATCGCATGGCCCGGGCATAATCTGAACAAAGTGAAATGGAATTTTCCTACCGAAAAGGTCTGAATCTAGAAACCCATCATAAGTGGGAAGCTTTCGGCCGGAAGGAAAAACCAGTTTTTTCCATTCAGTCAGCTCTTCCTCCGTGGGAAGCTCTTCAGGATCATCCTCACCTTTCTTATTGAACAGCACATCCAGTCCAGAAGACGGAATAGCCGAATCCGTCCCGTCAACTGCCGGCGGCGGAACTTCATTTTCAAATGAACCATCCATAATGGTACCTTTCTTCTTTGCCCGACTCATCGTTGAGAGGGGGTGTAGGAACTATTAAGGCATGAAAGATTGCCCCCGTCAAGTTAACATTTGCCTTTTGTGGATATGTGGATAACTCAAAACCCCGAACTATTACAGAACACCCTAAATATGCATTTATTCACCCTTTGTACACTGAAGAATAGGGTGGATTTTTGTTGGAAATGCAATTAAACAACACACTCAAGCGTCACACCCTAATTCATCTCAAAATATCTTAGTAAAAATGGACACCTTAGATTTTTCTGAAAGATATTGATTGCTTTTGTTTGCATATGTTCGTATTATGGCATTTTCACGCCATATAACGTCAGTTCTCGGCAAAAAAACTTTTTTAAAAATTGTCTCTATGCCGTTCGCAGCAGAGCCATCCCGCATCGGGATTCTCCAAAAGTTCGTAACGATGCCGCGCGACACCCCGTGGTATGCGGCGTCCGAAGAATATGGCATAATGAACACTTGGCAGAAAACATATGTTTCTGCCGTTCCCCCATGGTGTAATGGCAGCACACGGGTCTTTGGAACCCTTTGTCTTGGTTCGAGTCCAGGTGGGGGAGCCTGCTAGGATAAAAGCTCCTGCAGAATCAGTCTGCAGGAGCTTTTATTCTATCCGAAAACGCAGCAGTAGAAAGTTCAGCGGCACTCCGAGAAGAAATATTCGTAATACAAAAAATTTGCGAGGTGCTCTCTCCATATGGAGAGAGCACCTCGCAAATGCACCTATCCACACCTATGTCAGGCGAACAGGAAACCCTGGCCGTGGTGTTCCGGATAAGTGTCAAACAGTTCAGCCACGGAGCCGTCTTCGAACACAGCGCGGATGGCGCTGGCCAGAAGCGGCGCGATTGATAGCACGGTCAAACCGTCCCAACGCTTCTCTTCAGGAATCGGCACGGTGTCGGTGAGCACGACCTCTCGGACGCCACTGTTCTTCAAACGTTCGACAGCTGGACCAGACAGCACGCCATGCGTGGCGACAACGGTCACCGACTTGGCGCCGGCGTTCTTGAGCACGCTGCAGGCGCCTGCGATGGTTCCAGCGGTATCGATCAGATCGTCGACAAGCACGCAGTCCTTGCCTTCGACGTCGCCCACGACTCGGTTGGCGACTGCCTGATTCGGACGGGTGATGTCGCGCGTCTTGTGCACGAAGGCGAGCGGGCCGCCGCCAAGACGCTGCGCCCACTGTTCCGCAACGCGAATGCGGCCTGCATCCGGGGATACGACGGCTACGTTGTCAAGTTGGTTGGCGAAACGATCACGAATGTAGTCAACAAGCACCGGCATAGCGATGAGATGGTCGACCGGACCGTCGAAGAAGCCCTGGGACTGTGCCGCATGCAGGTCGACGCTCATAATACGGTCGGCGCCCGCAGTCTTCAGCAGGTCGAACATCAGGCGGCACGAAATAGGTTCGCGGCCGCGATGCTTCTTGTCTTGGCGGGAATAGCCCAGCAGTGGACAGACCGCCGTGATGGAACGTGCGGAGGCACGCTTGAGCGCATCAATCATGATGAGCTGCTCCATGATCGACTGATTGATCGGAGCTGCGTGACTTTGCAGTACGAACACGTCCGCGCCACGCACGGATTCGGTGTAGCGCACGTACATCTCGCCGTTGGCGAAGTCGTATGCTGTGGTTTCCAGAACGTCGATGCCGAGTTGTTCGGCGACTTCCGCCGCCAGTTTCGGATGTGTTCTGCCTGTGACAAGGATAAGGTTTTTATCCGGCTTTCCTTCAAGGATTGCGCTCACCATGTCTCCAAACGTCTGTTTTCGCGTCAAGTGGACGTGACCCATATTAACCATCCGCGCAGACCGTCTCATCAGCGCGTGTTCACCTGAAATTTACCGGTACAGTCCGTGCTTGCCAATATATTGCACCACGCCGTCCGGTACGAGATACCAAACAGGTTCCCCGTGTTCCGCGCGTCGACGTACATCGGTCGAAGAAATCGCCAGCGCCGGTATTTCCAACGTATCGACCTTGCCTTCCGGCAGTTTCGCCCCTTCTGGCGATGAGTATCCGGGGCGGGTCACGGCCACGAAGTGGGCCAGATCCCACATTTTGTCGGCGTCTTTCCATTGCATGATTTCCGCGACCGCGTCGGCTCCGGTGATGAAGAAGAGTTCCGCGTCGGGATATTGCGCACGGATGTCTCGCAACGTATCGATGGTGTAGGTGACTCCCGGACGGTCGATGTCCACGCGTGATACGGTGAATTTCGGATTGGATGCGGTGGCGATGACCGTCATGAGATAGCGGTCTTCCGCGTTGGTGACGTTCTTGTCGAGTTTGAATACGGGACGTCCTGTCGGTACGAAAATCACTTCGTCAAGGTCATACACCCATGACACTTCTGACGCCGCCACCAAGTGGCCGTTGTGGATGGGATCGAACGTACCGCCCATGATGCCGATGCGAAGCCTGCTATGCCAGTTGCCGCGCGCTGAACGTCGGCCCGTGGCCACCGCGAAACCTGCTGATTCCACGGAAAGGCCGGACATGCGCCGTTCCGGTTCCACCACATAGCTGATG is a window of Bifidobacterium catenulatum DSM 16992 = JCM 1194 = LMG 11043 DNA encoding:
- the rpsB gene encoding 30S ribosomal protein S2, coding for MAQINMSDMLKAGLHFGHQTRRWNPKMKQFILTQRNGIHIINLFKSLDMIDKAYDFIKATVAHNGTVLFVGTKKQAQEAVSNQATRVNMPYVSERWLGGMLTNFQTVSKRVSRLKELEEMDFTDVRGSGLTKKELLLLEREKDKLAKQLGGIRNMNRTPSAMFVVDVNKEALAVEEAHKLGIPVVAIVDTNADPESVEYPIAANDDAIRGIELLTSLMADAVAEGLLERSGKASKAEGEAEQPMAAWEKELLTEGAPAADAPAEAEAEGEAKAE
- a CDS encoding peptide deformylase; protein product: MAIREIRVVPDPVLRTPCDPIKEITPAVRHLVQDLLDTVDDPGRAGLSANQIGVGLRAFSYNIDGKIGYVLNPVLEETSGEQYGDEGCLSVPGLWYKTRRADYARVRGIDLDGKTVVLEGHGIMGRMLQHETDHLDGHVYLDRLEKEERREAMRYMRNHRK
- a CDS encoding AMP-dependent synthetase/ligase; amino-acid sequence: MLREFIPEPAYSTTDEDTVFALLSRRAERDPEDLIAQWQDDETRRWHDVTAGEMLERVRAVAKGLLGLGVKTGNMVVIYSPTCYEWGVVDFACAAIGAVSVPVYETDSAKQAESIVEEVNPVIAFAGDSAHTQTLEQIREGHSSLRYVFNFKADGLDAVADFGEGVSEDALDQVIARVKADDMLTIVYTSGSTGKPKGAMLSHRNFTHIVLNGYIILDEMLYQPNRLMLFLPLAHCFARYIQYVAIGGQGVVGYLPGAKHLLADLRSFKPTYLLGVPRVFEKVYNAASQKAGAGIRGRVFAKAFDHFVQWSKDEQEIGRHSIAARAEHSFFMSVVGKSIRSALGPNMRYLACGGAPLNVDLAHFFNGMDDITFIQGYGMTETAAPMIVNWQNANRVGSVGKPGPGMGVRTDDDGELQVMGPNVFLGYYKKPELTADVKMADGWLKTGDLGTIDDDGFVYITGRKKDIIITAGGKNVSPAPMEDIINTCPIVSHGVVVGDGKPFIGALIELDQEMVRSWLAQQGLDSNMSMGQIARNDAVRAFIQQYVEKANANVSRAESVRKFEILEEEFSQENGTLTASLKVVRPKVLKRYENIIDNVLYAPKPSNRPLPKTVQILDRTTETVKQASESMRQASESVSPKVRQAFDTMQDKIKKQSEENDGESSMPVGPSETEKTTMIEER
- a CDS encoding ribose-phosphate diphosphokinase yields the protein MVSAILEGKPDKNLILVTGRTHPKLAAEVAEQLGIDVLETTAYDFANGEMYVRYTESVRGADVFVLQSHAAPINQSIMEQLIMIDALKRASARSITAVCPLLGYSRQDKKHRGREPISCRLMFDLLKTAGADRIMSVDLHAAQSQGFFDGPVDHLIAMPVLVDYIRDRFANQLDNVAVVSPDAGRIRVAEQWAQRLGGGPLAFVHKTRDITRPNQAVANRVVGDVEGKDCVLVDDLIDTAGTIAGACSVLKNAGAKSVTVVATHGVLSGPAVERLKNSGVREVVLTDTVPIPEEKRWDGLTVLSIAPLLASAIRAVFEDGSVAELFDTYPEHHGQGFLFA
- the nadD gene encoding nicotinate-nucleotide adenylyltransferase, whose protein sequence is MRPESAEADSELAISYVVEPERRMSGLSVESAGFAVATGRRSARGNWHSRLRIGIMGGTFDPIHNGHLVAASEVSWVYDLDEVIFVPTGRPVFKLDKNVTNAEDRYLMTVIATASNPKFTVSRVDIDRPGVTYTIDTLRDIRAQYPDAELFFITGADAVAEIMQWKDADKMWDLAHFVAVTRPGYSSPEGAKLPEGKVDTLEIPALAISSTDVRRRAEHGEPVWYLVPDGVVQYIGKHGLYR